A region of the Phoenix dactylifera cultivar Barhee BC4 chromosome 10, palm_55x_up_171113_PBpolish2nd_filt_p, whole genome shotgun sequence genome:
GATTTTGTCAAGTTCTGCATATtcttgttgagcttgttgagaAGATGGGTATGAGGTAGAAGCTTCTACTTTTTTGTTCTTGAATTGAAGGTCTCTCACCAATCCAGATTTTCTCTAGCTGAAACCATATAAGGTGGGAATAGAGACTTCAAAGGCACCTCACGGATCCAATTGTCTTTCCAAAAAAGAGTATTGTGTCCATTTCAACTTCATAAAGGATTTGATTCCAGAATGGATGAAAAGAATGTATCATGTTGTTCTAGAGTTTAGAACAACTCCTCTTGGGTTTACAGCATTGAGAAAGTTTCACTCTTTGATAGTATTTCCAATTAAGCCTTTCTCTACAGGCCTGGGTCATCTTTAAGGTATCTCCAACCCCATTTTGCAAGGAGTGATTGATTCATGAGAGAAATATCTTTTGATCCTGAgaccttcttcctcctttttctaATAGACTGTTTGCCAGTTGACTTTAGAAGAGAAATCAgatgatgaagcttgatttcTCCAAAGAAACCCTCTTCTACACTCGTCAATTCTTCTGGTTACCCAAGCCGGCAGCCTAAAGAGAGACATGACATAGAGAGGAATTGCAGCGAGGACATAGTTGACCAAAATGAATCTACCTCCGAAGGATAGAAGCTTACATTTCCAAGCAGCAAGTTTTGATTCAATTTTTTGAATGAGCTGCAGCCAATCAGGAGGTTTCCTGGTGTTAAGTGGCAGACCTAGGTACTACAGAGGCAGAGGAGAGAAGCCACAGTTAGGCCATTTGGCCCCCCTATCCCTGCAGCAGACTCTTCTGTGAGGCTAGACACCAAGATTTTCTGATAGTTGATAGAGAGCCTAGAGATAAGTTCAAAACAATATTGGGTGATTTTGAGGACCGTCTATGCTCTTTGATAGCCCATCGAAAAACGAGGGTCTCATCCGCATACTGCAAGATTTTGGTGCCACCAAAGGTCCAAGGAGAGCCTAGTCCTTCAGAAATATGAGAGAGGGCTgtgcgatcataccagcactaatgcaccCATCCTTATTCTACTACTTATCAATATTCTCCACTCCCCTTTCTCCCATGACTGTTTTATTCTTCTTCTAAAATTTATCTCTACTGTTATGCTGCAGAATACTGGTTTATTTTCTTAGATTTGGCAAACAAAACTGATTTATCTACCCCAATTGAGATCTGCACCCTAAATCTTGCAGCAGAATTATTTCTGTAGTCTTTACATCTCAGTAAGGCTACATCAATTGTATATGTATCATCTATAGGTGCATGTGGTGATCAATTGTGAAGTTGCTTGTTTGTATCTTGGTTTGGAAGAGACTTTATTATTTCTATTaccattattattactattagtattattactattactgtttatatatattgttattattattatcattgtTATAGTACTATTTAATTTATCATCATCGTCGTCGTCATCATTTtgattattgttattttttgttGGAGAGGGTGTGAGAGCGGGGAAGGAGGTTCAATAAGCAAAAATTGTTGTGATATTCTATGTTCAGCAGTGTACTGGATATTAGAAATTATAATGGAAAATGCTTGAATGATTCTAAATACTGTATCGCTTACTATGAGAAAAACCTTATCATTTACAAATTGCAACTTCAGAATTCAAAAGATTGTGCTTCTAAATACTGTATTTTTTACAAGGTGTGCTTCTTTTTACGAATTTAGAACATTAATCTTCTTTGATGCCACCATGTTATGTTTAAGTTATTGATGGGACATCTAATTTTTCTGTCAGACTTGGTTGCCATAATGGAGAGAATGGCCACTGTTAAACACAAAATTCTGGTTTTATCTGGTAAGGGGGTTGGAAAGAGCACGTTCTCAGCCCAGCTTGCTTTTGCATTGGCTGATATGGACTACCAGGCTGGCCTCCTTGACATAGATATATGTGGGCCGAGCATCCCTAAGATGTTGGGCCTTGAAGGGCAGGACATCCACCAAAGCAACCTTGGTTGGTCCCCTATATACCTCGAATCAAACCTTGGGGTCATGTCTATTGGGTTCATGCTCCCCCACCCTGACGAGGCTGTCATATGGAGAGGTCCGCGCAAGAATGGACTCATAAAGCAGTTCCTGAAGGATGTGCATTGGGGAGAGCTGGACTATCTCGTGGTGGATGCTCCACCTGGGACATCAGATGAGCATATTTCAATCATGCAGTTTCTACAAGCCACAGGCATAGATGGTGCAATAATTGTAACCACTCCACAACAAGTGTCTTTGATTGATGTGCGTAAAGAGATTAGTTTCTGTAATAAGGTTGGCATCCAGGTCTTGGGTGTTGTGGAAAACATGAGCGGCTTGAGGCAGTCAATCTCGGACCTCAAGTTTGCAAAGTTCAGTGAAGCTGGAGATGAGAGCGATGCGACGGAGTGGGCACTGAATTATATTAAAACAAATGCTCCAGAGCTACTCTCTGTGGTTGCTTGCAGTGAGGTGTTTGATAGTAGTAGAGGTGGGGCTGCAAAGATGTGCATGGAATTGGGTGTCCCATTTCTTGGAAAGGTGCCATTGGATCCACAGCTTTGCAGGGCAGCTGAGGACGGCCGGTCATGTTTTGCTGACCAGAAATGCAGTGCAAGTGCACCTGCTCTAAGAAGAATCATCGAGAAACTGGTCGCAGCTTAGCTATAGTTGATACGAAATTTTAATATTACATGCTAATATGCAGCTTGCATAGTTTGTGTTTATAAAAATCAAACACTGCAATTCACTTCACGCCATACACAAAGGTTTTGTACTTCACTAGTTGCTATGCTTTGATCTTTGTATGGAATGGAAGAAatatcaccagattcttgtccATTCTCTCTCCCAAATTGGGTCTCTCCCAAAGGTATTGTGTTACTGCTTCCTTTTTGGTCAGATGGGTCTGCAACTGACCTAGGAAGAAATATCTGGATTGCTTGCATATAATTTGATATCTGCTTAGGTTGAAAGGATTAATTTCAAGCCCTGTGACAGCCTTGTGCCAATTACTGAATTGCTACACTGAACAGTGGCATCAGTGAGGTTAGGATTTGCTAACTAGTGTGTTATCTGTGATTGAAAGGTTCTTGGATCATGATGGCGAGTGAGATGGCAGGTTGCATTATAAATCATTGAATGGGGTCTAGTAATGGCCATCGAAGACTGTTGCATGCCTTCATAGTACATGACATGGAGAAGATTAACGTTTTGAGTAGGGAGGACTCGTCCTGCACCTGGGACAGTGACAAGAAGCTGAGAAGGAAACTAACAATTATGTGCCATGATAATGTTTACAGCATTGCTTGCGTTTTTATTTTACTGATAACAGCAAACAAGTCTGAGTGTCACAATACTTGTTTTATAAGTTTGGCACCCAAGTAAAATTGTGTTAAAAGTGTTGAAGCACCACCCCATGGTCCGAACTTAAATCCCAGAACTTAAATCGTGCTGACTGTGTTGTGAGGTCTGTTTTCAGTATGTtgttttatcataaatatattgATTGTGAGCCATAGGGAAAATTACCAGTTACACTGATTTAGAGTATATGCCATCAGTCCGTGTGCAAGCATCGAAACTGATTCAGTAACTTAGAAATTGCACTCAGCTGGTACAAATATTTATCATTGCTCTAAGCTCCCTATAAGGAGTCAAGAAGAGAGGTTCCACATTGGCTGAATAATTTTCCTGAGTTAGATTTTTGAGTTGTGCTGTCTTTTTCATAATTCTTCCATCCATTTTGGCTATAATTCTTACTGCAAGTACTGAATTTTGATAAACTAAATTAAATCAGTAGCTGGTTGCATGTGTCGGATCGTCTGAAGTTCTATGCTGGTCACTCTTTTTCTCCTCTGCTTGTGGTTGCATATAGCTACAACTCCAAAAAAGCAGGTGAAAACCACTGAatattgagttgcagcaaaatgAGGGCATGTAAGACATTGAGTGCTCATTAAAGTTGCACTGGATCATAAATGGAGTTGTCTGTGATTCCAAATTTATGCAATAGTAGTACAAACAATATGCagcaaactgaaaaaaaaaattgttgaatTTGTACCAGCTAAGACT
Encoded here:
- the LOC103723312 gene encoding cytosolic Fe-S cluster assembly factor NBP35-like, whose product is MENGNHGIPENANDHCPGPQSDSAGKADACAGCPNQQICATAPKGPDPDLVAIMERMATVKHKILVLSGKGVGKSTFSAQLAFALADMDYQAGLLDIDICGPSIPKMLGLEGQDIHQSNLGWSPIYLESNLGVMSIGFMLPHPDEAVIWRGPRKNGLIKQFLKDVHWGELDYLVVDAPPGTSDEHISIMQFLQATGIDGAIIVTTPQQVSLIDVRKEISFCNKVGIQVLGVVENMSGLRQSISDLKFAKFSEAGDESDATEWALNYIKTNAPELLSVVACSEVFDSSRGGAAKMCMELGVPFLGKVPLDPQLCRAAEDGRSCFADQKCSASAPALRRIIEKLVAA